A section of the Sphingomonas sp. LT1P40 genome encodes:
- a CDS encoding sterol desaturase family protein codes for MPNLPDPVDLAVPAFVLLVLAEMVVARLKDRSRYCPRDTLTSLMLGFGSTIAGVLAGGAIFALAVWVHQFRLFDIGYAWYWFVVAFVIDDLAYYAFHRSAHRVRWFWASHVIHHSSQHYNLSTALRQTWTGFFSVSFLFRLPLFLIGFPPAMVFFVAGVNLVYQFWIHTEVIGRMPRWFEAVMNTPSHHRVHHATNPRYLDKNYAGVFIIWDRMFGTYEPERDDERPRYGIVHNLPDFNLIRAAFHEWWGIAKDVWTAPNWHARLGYMFAPPGWSHDGSRDTSETIKARWAAREDLRRQASAHADDGAGPVPYPATHTVHSMGGRVGERAGTV; via the coding sequence ATGCCCAATCTGCCCGATCCCGTCGATCTTGCGGTCCCCGCCTTCGTCCTGCTCGTGCTGGCGGAGATGGTGGTCGCGCGATTGAAGGATCGCAGCCGGTACTGTCCGCGCGATACGCTGACGTCGCTGATGCTCGGCTTTGGCAGCACCATCGCAGGCGTGCTGGCGGGCGGTGCGATCTTTGCGCTGGCGGTGTGGGTGCACCAGTTCCGCCTCTTCGACATCGGCTACGCCTGGTACTGGTTCGTGGTCGCGTTCGTGATCGACGATCTGGCCTATTACGCCTTCCACCGATCGGCGCACCGGGTGCGGTGGTTCTGGGCGAGCCATGTCATCCATCATTCCAGCCAGCATTATAATCTGTCGACCGCGCTCAGGCAGACCTGGACCGGGTTCTTTAGCGTGTCGTTCCTGTTTCGCCTCCCGCTGTTTCTGATCGGCTTTCCGCCGGCGATGGTGTTCTTCGTCGCAGGGGTGAACCTGGTCTATCAGTTCTGGATCCACACCGAAGTGATCGGTCGTATGCCGCGCTGGTTCGAGGCGGTGATGAACACGCCGTCGCACCACCGCGTCCACCACGCCACCAACCCGCGTTATCTCGACAAGAATTATGCGGGGGTGTTCATCATCTGGGACCGGATGTTCGGCACCTATGAGCCGGAGCGCGACGATGAGCGGCCGCGCTACGGGATCGTCCACAACCTCCCCGACTTCAACCTGATCCGCGCGGCGTTCCACGAATGGTGGGGAATCGCGAAGGACGTATGGACCGCCCCGAACTGGCACGCTCGCCTTGGCTATATGTTCGCGCCGCCCGGGTGGAGCCACGACGGCAGCCGCGATACATCGGAAACCATCAAGGCGCGCTGGGCGGCGCGGGAAGACTTGCGTCGGCAAGCGTCCGCTCACGCGGACGACGGTGCCGGCCCGGTCCCCTACCCGGCCACCCACACGGTACACTCGATGGGTGGCCGGGTGGGGGAGCGGGCCGGCACCGTCTAG
- a CDS encoding GMC family oxidoreductase, which yields MQEADIVVIGAGSGGSAAAGRLSEDGKYSVAVIEAGGRNTGWRTLMPGAMAMQTPATNWAYETVPQPGLNGRRGYQPRGKGLGGSSAINAMLYVRGHPWDYDNWAALGCTGWGWDDVLPVFKRSEANERGADGWHGGDGPLHVGDQGFAHAGSRAFIDAAASLQIPRNDDFNGARQEGAGLYQVTQKDGERWTAARGYLTERPNLNIICDATVERVLFEEGRVWGVAYARGGQTRMIRARRAVVMAGGVFGTPQTLMLSGIGPRAHLAELGIPVRVDAPEVGGNLQDHLDYVAAFETPGNLFLGRSLRGSLSGMGAMWRWFRSRSGQMTSPFAEAGAFLKTDPLLSAPDIQLHFLIAIVEDHGRAKVKAHGFSCHACVLRPESRGTVRLQSIDPRAAPLIDPGFLSDRRDVDLLMKGVREMYRILDAEPLKRFGGRDRYPIDIQDDAALERLIRARSDTIYHPVGTARMGSDAGAVCDPQLRVRGVEGLYVADASVMPRLIGGNTNAPSIMIGERCADFVKADLR from the coding sequence ATGCAAGAAGCCGATATCGTCGTCATCGGAGCCGGGTCCGGAGGCAGCGCCGCCGCAGGCCGCCTGAGCGAGGACGGTAAATATAGCGTCGCGGTGATCGAGGCCGGGGGGCGTAATACCGGCTGGCGCACGCTGATGCCCGGCGCGATGGCGATGCAGACGCCGGCGACCAACTGGGCGTATGAGACCGTGCCGCAGCCGGGGTTGAACGGGCGGCGTGGCTATCAGCCACGGGGGAAGGGACTGGGCGGGTCGAGCGCGATCAACGCCATGCTCTATGTGCGCGGACATCCATGGGATTACGACAATTGGGCGGCTTTGGGTTGCACCGGTTGGGGCTGGGACGATGTGCTGCCGGTGTTCAAGCGCAGCGAGGCGAACGAACGCGGTGCCGACGGCTGGCATGGCGGCGATGGGCCATTGCATGTCGGCGATCAGGGGTTCGCGCATGCCGGGTCGAGGGCGTTCATCGACGCCGCCGCATCGCTGCAAATCCCGCGCAACGACGATTTCAACGGCGCGCGTCAGGAAGGCGCTGGCCTGTATCAGGTGACGCAGAAGGATGGCGAGCGCTGGACCGCGGCGCGCGGTTACCTGACCGAACGGCCCAACCTCAACATCATTTGCGACGCGACGGTCGAGCGCGTGTTGTTCGAGGAAGGGCGCGTATGGGGCGTCGCCTATGCGCGCGGCGGGCAGACGCGAATGATCCGGGCACGACGCGCCGTGGTGATGGCTGGCGGGGTGTTCGGCACGCCGCAGACGCTGATGCTGTCGGGCATCGGACCGCGTGCACATCTGGCCGAGTTGGGGATTCCGGTGCGGGTCGACGCGCCTGAAGTCGGCGGCAATTTACAGGACCATCTCGATTATGTTGCGGCGTTCGAGACTCCGGGCAATCTGTTCCTGGGCCGGTCGCTGCGCGGATCGCTGAGCGGGATGGGCGCGATGTGGCGCTGGTTCCGGTCGCGTTCGGGTCAGATGACGTCGCCCTTTGCCGAGGCGGGGGCGTTTCTGAAGACCGATCCGTTGCTGTCCGCGCCCGACATCCAGCTCCATTTCCTGATCGCGATCGTCGAGGATCATGGCCGGGCAAAGGTAAAGGCGCACGGGTTCAGCTGTCACGCCTGTGTGCTGCGGCCGGAGAGCCGGGGAACGGTGCGGCTGCAGTCGATCGATCCGCGCGCGGCACCGCTGATCGACCCCGGTTTTCTGAGCGACCGGCGCGATGTCGATCTGCTGATGAAGGGCGTGCGGGAAATGTACCGCATCCTCGACGCCGAACCGCTGAAGCGATTTGGCGGGCGCGATCGCTATCCGATCGATATCCAGGACGATGCCGCGCTGGAGCGGCTGATCCGGGCGCGGTCGGACACAATCTATCACCCGGTCGGCACCGCGCGGATGGGCAGCGATGCCGGGGCGGTGTGCGACCCGCAACTGCGTGTGCGGGGGGTGGAGGGGCTGTACGTTGCCGATGCCTCGGTGATGCCGCGTCTTATTGGCGGGAACACCAACGCGCCGAGCATCATGATCGGCGAACGCTGTGCCGATTTCGTGAAGGCTGACCTTCGCTGA
- a CDS encoding ammonium transporter codes for MKTALKLAAGAGAAMFAAIPAWAQNATEAVAEAAPAAATAAFVPTAEMVNKGDVAWMLVASALVLMMSVPALALFYGGLVRTKNMLSVLMQVLTIVCVAALVWFAWGYSMAFTSTGTPFPKLFGGLDKAFLMGVDPTTFAATFSNGVYLPEYVFVIFQMTFACITPALIVGAFAERVKFTPLIIFVVAWLTLAYFPLAHMVWYWAGPDFLHAAPDDTGLLWGWGALDFAGGTVVHINAGIAGLVGCLVIGPRLGYKSEPMPPHSLVMTMIGASLLWIGWFGFNAGSGLEANAFGALAFINTLTATAAAGATWAIIEQIVHKKPSLLGAASGVVAGLVAITPAAGFAHPGTAILLGAVASLVCFLFVTTVKNALKYDDTLDVFGIHAVGGIIGAIGTGIVANPAFGGQGWIDYTAPVAKAGEYDMVAQVITQLWAVGVTVAWTGVVSLVLFLVLKYTIGLRPTAEVETDGLDINEHGERAYNY; via the coding sequence ATGAAAACTGCTTTGAAACTAGCCGCCGGTGCGGGAGCTGCGATGTTCGCGGCGATCCCCGCCTGGGCGCAAAACGCCACGGAAGCCGTGGCCGAGGCGGCCCCTGCGGCCGCGACCGCCGCCTTCGTCCCGACCGCAGAGATGGTCAACAAAGGCGATGTCGCCTGGATGCTGGTCGCATCCGCACTGGTGCTGATGATGTCGGTGCCCGCGCTGGCGCTGTTCTATGGCGGCCTGGTCCGCACGAAGAACATGCTGTCGGTGCTGATGCAGGTGCTGACGATCGTCTGCGTGGCCGCACTCGTGTGGTTCGCCTGGGGCTATTCGATGGCCTTCACCTCGACCGGCACGCCATTCCCGAAACTGTTCGGCGGTCTGGACAAGGCGTTTCTGATGGGCGTCGATCCGACGACCTTCGCCGCAACCTTCTCCAATGGCGTCTATCTGCCGGAATATGTCTTCGTGATCTTCCAGATGACCTTTGCCTGCATCACGCCGGCGCTGATCGTCGGGGCGTTTGCCGAGCGCGTGAAGTTCACGCCGCTGATCATCTTCGTGGTCGCATGGCTGACGCTCGCCTATTTCCCGCTCGCACACATGGTCTGGTACTGGGCTGGCCCGGACTTCCTTCACGCCGCACCCGATGACACGGGTCTGTTGTGGGGCTGGGGCGCGCTCGACTTTGCCGGCGGCACAGTCGTACACATCAATGCCGGCATCGCCGGTCTGGTCGGCTGCCTCGTGATCGGTCCACGCCTTGGCTACAAGTCGGAGCCGATGCCGCCTCACTCGCTGGTGATGACCATGATCGGCGCATCCTTGCTGTGGATCGGCTGGTTCGGTTTTAACGCGGGTTCGGGTCTCGAAGCCAACGCGTTCGGCGCACTCGCCTTCATCAACACGCTGACGGCAACCGCTGCGGCGGGTGCGACATGGGCGATCATCGAACAGATCGTTCACAAAAAGCCGTCGCTGCTTGGCGCGGCATCGGGTGTCGTCGCCGGTCTGGTGGCGATCACCCCGGCGGCGGGCTTTGCCCATCCCGGCACCGCGATCCTGCTGGGTGCTGTCGCCTCGCTGGTTTGCTTCCTGTTCGTCACCACGGTGAAGAATGCGTTGAAATATGACGACACGCTCGACGTGTTCGGCATCCATGCGGTCGGCGGCATCATCGGCGCGATCGGCACCGGCATCGTCGCCAACCCGGCGTTCGGCGGTCAGGGTTGGATCGACTATACCGCACCGGTCGCCAAGGCGGGCGAATATGACATGGTCGCACAGGTCATCACCCAGCTTTGGGCGGTGGGCGTAACCGTCGCCTGGACCGGCGTGGTCAGCCTCGTCCTGTTCCTCGTGCTCAAATACACGATCGGCCTTCGCCCGACCGCTGAAGTCGAGACCGATGGCCTCGACATCAACGAGCATGGCGAACGCGCCTACAACTATTGA
- a CDS encoding P-II family nitrogen regulator — MKLVIAIIKPFKLDDVREALTELGVAGMTVTEVKGFGRQKGQTEIYRGAEYSTNMVPKIKIEVVCASDLAGRVVEAVQAAANTGAIGDGKIFVLDVGQAVRIRTGETDQTAL, encoded by the coding sequence ATGAAACTCGTCATCGCCATCATCAAGCCGTTCAAGCTTGATGACGTCCGGGAAGCACTCACCGAACTGGGTGTCGCGGGCATGACCGTTACCGAGGTCAAAGGGTTCGGAAGGCAGAAAGGCCAGACCGAAATCTACCGCGGAGCGGAATACAGCACCAACATGGTGCCGAAAATCAAGATCGAGGTGGTCTGCGCGAGCGATCTCGCGGGCCGTGTGGTCGAGGCGGTTCAGGCCGCGGCCAACACCGGTGCGATCGGCGACGGCAAGATCTTCGTGCTCGACGTCGGTCAGGCGGTGCGCATCCGCACCGGCGAAACCGATCAGACCGCGCTGTAA
- a CDS encoding putative signal transducing protein, with product MALVELGRYSPPEAHMVIGLLEAEGIMAFAFDAGSSVVEGSLAMLIPVRVMVDDEDLHLARAVMPTA from the coding sequence ATGGCGCTGGTCGAACTTGGCCGCTATTCGCCACCGGAGGCGCATATGGTGATCGGATTGCTGGAGGCGGAGGGGATCATGGCCTTCGCCTTCGACGCCGGGTCCAGCGTGGTTGAGGGCAGTCTGGCCATGCTGATCCCGGTTCGCGTCATGGTCGACGACGAAGATCTGCACCTTGCGCGGGCAGTGATGCCAACAGCCTAA
- a CDS encoding pyridoxamine 5'-phosphate oxidase family protein: MAEFFDALTDDHRAFIAKQPVFFVATAAPDARVNLSPKGMDSFRVLDDRTIAYLDVAGSGNETNAHLIADGRITIMFCAFDSPALIFRIYGRGRPVLPQDAEWDALAAHFTLLPGTRQIFVIDLDAVQTSCGWGVPYMSFERERETLSKYHIKQTDAERFGKYAIRTTSIDGLPVRNPQRTTA; the protein is encoded by the coding sequence ATGGCCGAATTCTTCGACGCCCTCACCGACGATCACCGCGCGTTCATCGCGAAACAGCCGGTGTTCTTCGTCGCCACCGCCGCCCCGGACGCGCGCGTCAACCTCAGTCCAAAGGGGATGGACAGTTTCCGTGTACTCGATGACCGCACCATCGCCTATCTCGACGTCGCGGGATCGGGCAATGAGACCAACGCGCATCTCATCGCCGACGGGCGTATCACGATCATGTTCTGTGCGTTCGACAGTCCGGCGCTGATTTTTCGCATCTACGGGCGGGGCCGCCCGGTGCTGCCGCAGGATGCTGAATGGGATGCACTCGCCGCACATTTCACATTGCTGCCCGGCACGCGCCAAATCTTCGTGATCGATCTCGACGCCGTGCAAACCTCGTGCGGCTGGGGCGTCCCTTATATGAGCTTCGAGCGCGAGCGTGAGACGCTCAGCAAATATCATATCAAGCAGACCGATGCCGAACGCTTCGGCAAATACGCCATCCGCACGACCAGCATCGACGGCCTCCCCGTGCGCAATCCCCAGCGCACAACCGCCTGA
- a CDS encoding type II toxin-antitoxin system CcdA family antitoxin, which yields MKQDSIFSGKRKPVNLSIDTGIVAAAREAGINLSQVSERAIRDAAKAERDRKWAEDNRDWAETWNAWVDEHGLPLARYRQF from the coding sequence ATGAAACAGGATAGCATCTTCTCGGGCAAGCGAAAACCGGTGAACCTTTCAATCGATACCGGGATTGTGGCAGCAGCGCGTGAGGCTGGAATCAACCTTTCCCAAGTCAGCGAGAGAGCAATTCGCGACGCGGCCAAAGCCGAGCGTGATCGAAAGTGGGCGGAAGATAATCGCGACTGGGCAGAAACGTGGAATGCCTGGGTCGATGAACATGGCCTGCCGCTCGCCCGATATCGCCAGTTCTGA
- a CDS encoding CcdB family protein, with protein sequence MAQFDVHRTHGAGLLLDCQNGSLAHLRTRIVVPLIPVDTAPAARDRLHPVFDIHGQDHLLATHLVATVPTNELGKAIASLASEHHIIVGAFDRLLTGV encoded by the coding sequence ATGGCGCAATTCGACGTGCATCGCACGCATGGCGCGGGCCTTTTGCTCGACTGCCAAAACGGTTCGCTGGCCCATCTACGCACACGGATCGTTGTACCGCTTATTCCAGTGGACACCGCGCCCGCCGCGCGCGACCGCTTACACCCGGTGTTCGATATACACGGGCAGGACCATCTACTTGCGACGCATCTGGTGGCCACCGTGCCCACGAACGAGCTCGGAAAGGCAATTGCGTCGCTGGCCAGCGAGCATCACATTATTGTGGGTGCATTCGATCGGCTGCTAACCGGCGTTTAG
- the tldD gene encoding metalloprotease TldD, producing MYSDPRGFLYRDGFDADAALRLTADALARADDGELYLQYRKSEAFGFDDGRLKTASYNTDSGFGLRAVAGETTAFAHANDISAAAIQRAAQTMALIDPTASPRAAPPTKTNRHLYTDADPLDLVPFADKVNLCQTIDAAARARDPRVVQVSVSLLGSWSVVEIVRPDGFIATDIRPLVRLNVSIVVETNGRRETGTYGTGGRALYDRLLQPETWNGAIDEALAQALVNLDAVDAPAGEMTVLLGPGWPGILLHEAIGHGLEGDFNRKGTSAFSGRIGERVAAPGVTVVDDGSILDRRGSLSIDDEGTPTRETVLIEDGILRGYMQDRLNARLMGVEPTGNGRRESFQHAPMPRMTNTFMKGGADDPAELLARVKKGIFAKSFGGGQVDIVSGKFVFSCTEAYRIEDGKIGAPIKGATLIGDGPTCLTKVTGIGNDFALDEGIGMCGKGGQSVPAGVGQPTLLVEGLTVGGTAA from the coding sequence ATGTACAGCGATCCTCGTGGCTTCCTCTATCGCGACGGCTTCGATGCCGACGCCGCCCTCCGCCTCACCGCCGACGCCCTCGCGCGTGCCGATGACGGCGAGCTTTATTTGCAATATCGCAAGTCCGAGGCGTTCGGCTTCGACGATGGACGGCTGAAGACGGCGTCCTACAACACGGATTCGGGCTTCGGCCTGCGCGCGGTGGCGGGCGAGACGACCGCCTTTGCCCATGCCAACGACATTAGCGCCGCCGCGATTCAGCGCGCGGCACAGACGATGGCGCTGATCGACCCCACCGCATCGCCGCGCGCCGCGCCGCCGACAAAGACCAACCGCCACCTCTACACCGATGCCGACCCGCTCGACCTGGTTCCTTTCGCCGACAAGGTGAATTTGTGCCAGACGATCGACGCCGCCGCCCGCGCCCGCGATCCGCGCGTGGTGCAGGTGTCGGTCAGCCTGCTCGGATCGTGGAGCGTGGTCGAAATCGTCCGCCCGGACGGTTTCATCGCCACCGATATCCGCCCGCTGGTGCGGCTCAATGTCTCGATCGTCGTCGAAACCAACGGCCGCCGTGAAACCGGGACCTATGGCACCGGCGGTCGCGCGCTGTATGACCGGCTGCTTCAGCCCGAAACCTGGAACGGTGCGATCGACGAAGCGCTGGCACAGGCGCTGGTCAATCTCGACGCCGTCGATGCACCGGCGGGTGAAATGACCGTGCTGCTCGGCCCGGGCTGGCCCGGCATCCTGCTCCATGAAGCAATCGGCCACGGGCTGGAGGGCGATTTCAACCGAAAGGGCACGTCCGCTTTCTCCGGTCGCATCGGCGAGCGCGTTGCCGCCCCCGGCGTTACGGTGGTGGACGACGGGTCGATCCTCGACCGGCGCGGCTCGCTGTCAATCGATGACGAGGGTACGCCGACGCGCGAAACCGTGCTGATCGAGGACGGCATCCTGCGCGGCTATATGCAGGATCGCCTCAACGCCCGGCTGATGGGGGTCGAGCCGACCGGTAATGGCCGCCGGGAAAGTTTCCAGCACGCGCCGATGCCACGCATGACCAACACCTTCATGAAGGGGGGCGCGGACGATCCCGCCGAGCTGCTTGCCCGCGTAAAAAAGGGCATCTTCGCTAAATCCTTCGGCGGCGGTCAGGTCGATATAGTCTCCGGCAAATTCGTCTTCTCCTGCACCGAAGCCTACCGGATCGAGGATGGCAAGATCGGTGCCCCGATCAAGGGCGCGACGCTGATTGGCGATGGCCCGACCTGCCTCACCAAAGTCACCGGCATCGGCAACGACTTCGCCCTCGACGAGGGCATCGGCATGTGCGGCAAGGGCGGGCAGAGCGTGCCGGCCGGCGTGGGCCAGCCCACCTTGCTGGTGGAGGGACTGACGGTGGGCGGGACGGCGGCTTAG
- a CDS encoding zinc-finger domain-containing protein yields the protein MIAPPETTRVSHARVACDGAHAGIAASLGHPRVFLQIDEHGYVDCGYCDRRFVLIGGAADGADQSELPDISSGASV from the coding sequence ATGATCGCGCCACCCGAAACCACCCGCGTCTCGCACGCCCGTGTCGCCTGTGACGGCGCGCATGCCGGCATCGCAGCCTCGCTTGGCCATCCGCGCGTGTTTCTGCAAATCGACGAGCATGGCTATGTCGATTGCGGCTATTGCGACCGCCGCTTCGTGCTGATCGGCGGCGCGGCGGATGGCGCGGATCAGAGCGAACTGCCTGACATATCGTCTGGCGCCAGCGTTTAG
- a CDS encoding ABC transporter ATP-binding protein, with translation MSDAAIEIQGLSKTYAGGKQALDDVSFDVARGTIFGLLGPNGAGKSTLINILAGLVNKTGGTARVWGFDIDQHPRNAKRAIGIVNQEILFDPFFTPVETLEIQAGLYGVPKGERRSMELLRAVHLEDKANAYSRTLSGGMKRRLMVAKAMVHSPPVLVLDEPTAGVDIELRQQLWAYVRSLNERGVTVVLTTHYLEEAEQLCDRIAIINHGRVIANEPTRALVNKTQEKAVEVVVDRDIDALPDNGCFLKIEAKGERTLLITYAKDKANAGEVLGAVQAAGFGIIDVSTREADLEDVFLSLTRASNG, from the coding sequence ATGAGCGACGCGGCGATCGAAATTCAGGGGCTTTCCAAAACCTATGCGGGGGGAAAGCAGGCGCTGGACGATGTCAGTTTCGATGTCGCGCGCGGAACGATTTTCGGGCTGTTGGGGCCGAATGGCGCGGGCAAATCGACGCTCATCAACATATTGGCGGGTCTTGTGAACAAGACCGGCGGTACGGCACGCGTGTGGGGGTTCGATATCGACCAGCATCCGCGCAACGCCAAGCGCGCGATCGGCATCGTCAATCAGGAAATCCTGTTCGACCCGTTCTTCACGCCGGTCGAGACGCTGGAGATCCAGGCCGGCCTGTACGGCGTACCCAAGGGGGAGCGGCGCTCGATGGAGTTGCTGCGCGCGGTACATCTTGAGGACAAGGCCAACGCCTATTCGCGTACTTTGTCCGGGGGCATGAAACGGCGGCTGATGGTGGCAAAGGCGATGGTGCATTCGCCGCCGGTGCTCGTGCTCGACGAGCCAACCGCGGGCGTCGATATCGAACTTCGCCAGCAGCTCTGGGCCTATGTCCGCAGCTTGAACGAGCGCGGCGTGACGGTGGTGCTGACCACCCATTATCTGGAGGAAGCCGAACAGCTGTGCGATCGCATCGCGATCATCAACCACGGTCGCGTGATCGCCAACGAGCCGACGCGCGCGCTGGTCAACAAGACTCAGGAAAAGGCGGTCGAGGTGGTGGTGGACCGGGATATCGACGCCCTCCCCGACAATGGCTGCTTTCTGAAGATTGAAGCGAAGGGTGAGCGCACGCTGCTCATCACCTATGCCAAGGACAAGGCCAATGCCGGCGAAGTGCTGGGCGCGGTACAGGCGGCGGGGTTCGGGATCATCGATGTCTCGACCCGCGAAGCCGATCTGGAGGACGTGTTCCTGAGCCTGACGCGGGCGTCCAATGGCTGA
- the nadB gene encoding L-aspartate oxidase, with protein MAESDVLIIGSGAAGLTAALNLADRFKVTVLAKGQLNEGSTAWAQGGIAAVLEPGDTFESHIEDTMVAGAGLNDRATVEFVVENAPAAIERLAKLGVPFNADDDGEGLHLTREGGHSARRIVHVDDATGWAVQEALIRAATAHPNITLVPDRVAIDLATSRHEERYSGAGNVWGVYAVNRVTGRVELFTARATILATGGAGRTYLFSTAPRGATGDGIAMAWRAGCRVANMEFMQFHPTCLYNLDIKNFLITEAVRGEGGHLINPGTGKRFMADYDARLELAPRDIVARAIDAEIKRDGLDYVHLDISHMPPEFVKGHFPNIYEKLLTLGIDMTTGPIPVVPAQHYTCGGIVIDLDGRTDLPGLYAAGECTESGLHGANRLASNSLLECFVFGEAAAKHIAASWDALPAPPAIQPWDESRVADSDEEVVIKQNWTEIRRFMWNYVGIVRTTKRLERAAHRIKMLNEEVADYYGHFRVTPDLIELRNLLQSAELIVRSALHRKESRGLHFTLDYPETASQPIDTILVP; from the coding sequence ATGGCTGAAAGCGACGTCCTCATCATCGGTTCCGGCGCAGCTGGGCTGACCGCAGCGCTCAACCTGGCCGACCGGTTCAAGGTCACCGTGCTGGCCAAGGGGCAGCTGAACGAGGGATCGACCGCCTGGGCGCAGGGTGGGATCGCGGCGGTGCTGGAGCCGGGCGATACGTTCGAGAGCCATATCGAGGACACGATGGTGGCGGGCGCGGGGCTGAACGATCGCGCCACGGTGGAGTTCGTGGTCGAGAATGCACCGGCCGCAATCGAGCGACTGGCGAAGCTGGGCGTGCCGTTCAACGCGGACGACGATGGCGAAGGCCTGCATCTGACGCGTGAGGGCGGGCATAGCGCGCGGCGCATCGTGCATGTCGACGACGCCACCGGCTGGGCCGTGCAGGAAGCGCTGATCCGTGCGGCGACGGCGCATCCCAACATCACTTTGGTGCCGGATCGCGTGGCGATCGACCTGGCGACCAGCCGCCATGAAGAACGCTATTCGGGCGCGGGCAATGTGTGGGGCGTCTATGCCGTCAACCGTGTCACCGGGCGGGTCGAGCTCTTCACCGCCCGTGCGACGATATTGGCGACCGGGGGCGCGGGGCGCACCTATCTGTTCTCAACCGCACCGCGCGGGGCGACCGGGGACGGCATCGCCATGGCGTGGCGCGCGGGATGCCGCGTTGCCAATATGGAGTTCATGCAGTTCCACCCGACCTGTCTCTACAATCTCGACATCAAGAACTTCCTGATTACCGAGGCGGTGCGCGGCGAGGGCGGGCATCTGATCAACCCCGGCACGGGCAAGCGCTTCATGGCCGATTACGACGCCCGGCTGGAGCTGGCCCCCCGCGACATCGTGGCACGCGCGATCGACGCGGAGATCAAGCGCGACGGACTCGACTATGTCCATCTCGATATCAGCCATATGCCGCCCGAATTCGTGAAAGGGCATTTCCCGAACATCTACGAGAAGCTGTTGACGCTGGGCATCGACATGACGACCGGACCGATTCCGGTCGTCCCGGCACAACATTATACGTGCGGCGGTATCGTCATCGATTTGGACGGACGCACCGACCTGCCCGGTCTGTATGCGGCGGGCGAATGCACCGAGAGCGGGCTGCACGGCGCGAACCGGCTGGCGAGCAATTCGCTGCTGGAATGTTTCGTGTTCGGAGAGGCAGCGGCGAAGCATATCGCGGCAAGCTGGGACGCGCTGCCCGCGCCTCCGGCGATTCAGCCATGGGACGAAAGCCGCGTCGCGGATTCGGACGAGGAAGTCGTCATCAAGCAGAACTGGACCGAAATCCGCCGTTTCATGTGGAATTATGTCGGGATCGTGCGGACCACCAAACGGCTCGAACGCGCGGCGCACCGCATCAAGATGCTGAACGAGGAAGTCGCGGATTATTACGGCCATTTCCGCGTCACCCCCGACCTGATCGAGTTGCGCAACCTGCTGCAATCGGCCGAATTGATCGTGCGTTCCGCGCTGCACCGCAAGGAAAGCCGGGGGCTGCATTTTACGCTGGATTATCCCGAAACGGCATCGCAACCGATCGACACCATTCTTGTTCCGTGA